CTGAAATTATTTAGTTTTTATTTGCTTATTACATATTTTATTGGTAATTTTGCACAAAAACAAATACATAATTATAATGACATTATATCCTAAGTTGATAGAAGAGGCTCTTGCTACTGTGATTTATCCTGGTACTAAGAAGAACCTCATCGAGAGTGAGATGTTGGCAGATACGCCAAGTATCAATGGTATGAAGGTGAAGGTAGTTTTGCTTTTCCCTCGTGATACAGATCCTTTCCTCAAGAGTACGGTGAAGGCTGCTGAGGCAGCCATTCATTATCATATTTCTCCGGATGTGGAGGTGGAGATTGTTACTGAATATAAGTCTGCTCCGCGTCCTGAAGTAGGCAAATTGCTGCCTCAGGTGAAGAATGTGATTGCCGTTAGTTCTGGTAAGGGTGGTGTTGGTAAGAGTACGGTTTCTGCCAATCTCGCCATTGCTTTGGCTAAGCTCGGCTATAAGGTGGGCTTGCTTGATACGGATATCTTCGGTCCTTCCATGCCTAAGATGTTCGGTGTAGAGGAGGAGCGTCCTTATTCTGTTCACAAGGATGGCAGAGATCTCATCGAACCTATCGAGAAATATGGTGTCAAGCTGCTCAGTATCGGTTTCTTCGTGAGCCCTACTACTGCTACGTTGTGGCGTGGCGGAATGGCTTGTTCTGCCTTGAAGCAGTTGATAGGTGATGCTGACTGGGGCGAGCTGGATTATTTCATCCTCGATACTCCTCCTGGCACCAGCGATATTCATCTTACCCTGCTTCAGACTCTTGCCATTACGGGTGCGGTTATCGTAAGTACTCCTCAGCAGGTGGCTCTGGCTGATGCTCGCAAGGGTATTGA
This is a stretch of genomic DNA from Segatella hominis. It encodes these proteins:
- a CDS encoding Mrp/NBP35 family ATP-binding protein, whose protein sequence is MTLYPKLIEEALATVIYPGTKKNLIESEMLADTPSINGMKVKVVLLFPRDTDPFLKSTVKAAEAAIHYHISPDVEVEIVTEYKSAPRPEVGKLLPQVKNVIAVSSGKGGVGKSTVSANLAIALAKLGYKVGLLDTDIFGPSMPKMFGVEEERPYSVHKDGRDLIEPIEKYGVKLLSIGFFVSPTTATLWRGGMACSALKQLIGDADWGELDYFILDTPPGTSDIHLTLLQTLAITGAVIVSTPQQVALADARKGIDMYQNDKVNVPILGLIENMAYFTPAELPENKYYIFGKEGCKNLAKEMNVPLLAQIPIVQSICEGGDDGAPAATKVDSVTGQAFLSLAQSIVTVVNRRNAEKAPTKIVSTHK